In a genomic window of Gloeocapsopsis dulcis:
- a CDS encoding ABC transporter ATP-binding protein has product MQSLNRVLGSLKPYWLIATGALVSLLLLTAANAITPQLFRWGIDDGIARFDYQVIFKVAGAMVVVAIGRGLFNFGQTFLAEKVSQGVAYDLRNKIFRKIQNLSFSYHDQAQTSQLLTRITSDVEQIRTFVGTSLIQVVGAIVTLVTIATILILMNWQLALITLSLVPIAGLILARFLTKNQKLFAQVQERLGDLNAVLQENIFGVRVVKAFVREPVEMTRYTQLNNELINVSMQTIAAIRNAFPWIFLLSNLITVVVIGVGGIQVIGGTFSIGELVAFNSYLLFILQPILLIGFAAPAIAQAAASAERVYEVVDAEIEIRDRPGAVPFEKCGGRITFENVHFRYPGATTEALKGISFETKPQELIAILGMTGSGKSTIMNLIPRFYDVTAGAVRIDGRDVRDFSLESLRSHIGIVFQETTLFSGTLRDNIAYAAPDAPLEKVIDVAKTAQIHDFIASLPDGYDTIVGERGVGLSGGQKQRIAIARTLLTNYRILILDDSTSAVDAKTAADIQDALDDLMRRKTCTSFVIAQRISTIRNADRILLMDKGHLVAQGTHEDLMRTSNLYGSILESQMKQPTTV; this is encoded by the coding sequence ATGCAATCTCTTAACCGCGTCCTAGGAAGTCTCAAACCTTACTGGCTGATTGCCACTGGAGCATTGGTTAGCTTGTTGCTACTAACAGCTGCGAATGCGATTACGCCGCAACTCTTCCGCTGGGGCATTGATGATGGTATTGCCCGCTTTGACTATCAAGTGATTTTTAAAGTTGCTGGCGCGATGGTTGTAGTGGCGATCGGGCGGGGTTTATTTAATTTTGGACAAACTTTTTTAGCAGAAAAGGTGTCTCAAGGAGTTGCCTACGACTTACGCAACAAAATTTTTAGAAAGATCCAAAATCTCAGTTTTAGTTATCACGATCAAGCACAAACTTCGCAGCTACTAACGCGCATCACTAGTGATGTCGAACAAATTCGTACATTCGTTGGTACGAGTTTGATTCAGGTAGTTGGTGCTATTGTGACGTTAGTAACCATTGCAACAATTCTCATTTTGATGAATTGGCAACTAGCGTTGATTACGCTGAGCTTAGTTCCCATTGCAGGACTGATTTTAGCAAGATTTCTGACTAAGAATCAAAAGCTGTTTGCTCAAGTGCAAGAACGACTAGGAGATCTAAACGCTGTTTTACAAGAAAATATTTTTGGTGTTCGCGTTGTTAAAGCCTTTGTCCGCGAACCTGTAGAAATGACACGCTACACTCAGCTGAACAACGAATTAATCAACGTCAGTATGCAAACGATCGCAGCAATTCGTAATGCCTTCCCGTGGATCTTTTTGCTCAGTAACCTGATTACAGTTGTTGTTATTGGTGTAGGTGGAATTCAAGTCATTGGTGGTACATTCTCGATTGGGGAATTAGTTGCGTTTAACTCCTACCTATTGTTTATTCTCCAACCAATTTTACTGATTGGTTTTGCAGCTCCGGCGATCGCCCAAGCTGCCGCTTCCGCCGAACGAGTCTATGAAGTCGTCGATGCAGAAATTGAAATTCGCGATCGCCCTGGTGCTGTGCCGTTTGAAAAATGCGGGGGTCGTATTACCTTTGAAAATGTCCATTTCCGCTATCCAGGAGCGACGACAGAAGCTCTTAAAGGCATTTCTTTTGAAACCAAGCCTCAAGAATTAATTGCCATTCTCGGCATGACTGGTTCGGGTAAAAGTACGATTATGAATTTGATTCCTCGCTTCTACGATGTCACCGCAGGTGCAGTCAGAATTGATGGACGTGACGTCCGCGACTTCTCTTTAGAAAGCTTGCGATCGCACATCGGAATTGTCTTTCAAGAAACAACACTTTTTTCTGGTACGCTTCGGGATAATATTGCCTATGCTGCACCTGATGCTCCTCTCGAAAAGGTTATCGACGTTGCGAAAACTGCCCAAATTCACGACTTTATCGCCAGTTTACCCGATGGCTACGACACGATTGTCGGCGAACGAGGTGTGGGGCTATCCGGAGGACAAAAACAAAGAATTGCGATCGCGCGGACTCTCCTCACCAACTACCGGATTTTAATTCTCGATGATAGTACCTCAGCAGTGGATGCTAAAACGGCTGCTGATATTCAAGATGCTTTAGATGACTTAATGCGACGTAAGACTTGCACTTCGTTTGTCATTGCCCAAAGAATCAGCACGATCCGTAATGCAGATCGCATTTTACTCATGGATAAAGGACACTTAGTCGCCCAGGGAACTCATGAAGACTTAATGCGTACCAGTAACCTTTACGGATCAATTCTAGAATCACAAATGAAGCAACCGACAACCGTCTAA
- the crtD gene encoding C-3',4' desaturase CrtD has translation MPSRQKGNSKSRIVVIGAGIGGLTAGALLAHQGYQVLVVDQALVPGGCASTFKRKGFTFDVGATQVAGLEPGGIHHRIFSELEIDLPAATPCDPACAVYLPGETQPINVWRDAQKWQAERQRQFPGSEPFWQLITTLFKASWAFQGRDPVLPPRNLWDLWQLTTAVRPGTLVTLPFTLMTVGDTLRAYGLGDDRLRTFLDLQLKLYSQVDAEETALLYAATALSVSQLPQGLYHLEGSMQVLSDRLVTALERDGGKLLMRHTVEHIQVQNNKATAVVIRDQKTGKTWTELTNHVIANVTVQNLVELLSENAPHGYKKRVDKLPQASGAFVVYLGVGESAIPAECPPHLQFMYDADGPIGDNNSLFVSVSRPGDGRAPVGKRTIIASSFVDPLPWWRCHDYEAMKAKYTQEAITKLGQFFHLTPETIIHVEAATPRTFARYTARDQGIVGGIGQRIPTFGPFGFANRTPIKHLWLVGDSTHPGEGTAGVSYSALTVVRQIERFMIG, from the coding sequence ATGCCCAGCCGTCAAAAAGGCAATAGCAAATCTCGGATCGTTGTCATTGGTGCAGGAATTGGTGGACTTACTGCAGGTGCATTACTAGCACATCAAGGCTATCAAGTGCTAGTTGTCGATCAGGCATTAGTTCCTGGCGGCTGTGCTTCTACCTTTAAGCGCAAAGGATTTACCTTTGATGTAGGCGCAACACAAGTAGCAGGACTCGAACCAGGCGGAATTCATCATCGCATCTTTTCCGAACTCGAAATCGATTTGCCCGCAGCAACTCCTTGCGATCCGGCGTGTGCGGTGTACCTTCCAGGAGAAACACAACCAATTAATGTCTGGCGCGATGCCCAAAAGTGGCAAGCAGAACGTCAGCGACAATTTCCTGGTAGCGAACCGTTTTGGCAGTTAATCACAACTTTATTTAAAGCAAGCTGGGCATTTCAAGGACGCGATCCTGTTTTACCACCGCGCAACCTTTGGGATTTGTGGCAACTGACAACGGCGGTACGTCCTGGAACTTTAGTTACTTTGCCATTTACCTTGATGACAGTAGGCGATACGTTGCGGGCGTATGGACTAGGAGACGATCGCTTGAGAACGTTTTTAGACTTGCAATTGAAGCTATATTCGCAGGTAGATGCAGAAGAAACCGCGTTACTTTATGCCGCGACTGCATTGAGTGTATCGCAGCTGCCACAGGGTTTGTATCATTTGGAAGGTAGTATGCAGGTGTTGAGCGATCGCCTAGTAACTGCTTTAGAAAGAGATGGCGGCAAACTCCTGATGCGCCATACGGTAGAACATATTCAAGTACAAAATAACAAAGCAACTGCTGTCGTCATTCGCGATCAAAAAACGGGTAAAACTTGGACAGAATTAACCAATCATGTAATTGCTAACGTCACAGTACAGAACTTAGTAGAATTATTGAGTGAAAATGCTCCTCATGGTTATAAAAAACGAGTAGACAAATTACCGCAAGCATCAGGTGCCTTTGTGGTGTACTTGGGTGTAGGAGAAAGTGCGATTCCCGCTGAATGTCCGCCCCATCTGCAATTTATGTATGATGCCGATGGTCCGATTGGAGATAATAATTCACTGTTTGTGTCTGTCAGTCGTCCAGGTGATGGTCGTGCCCCTGTAGGGAAAAGAACAATTATCGCTTCTTCATTTGTCGATCCGTTACCTTGGTGGCGTTGTCATGATTATGAGGCAATGAAAGCGAAGTATACCCAAGAGGCAATTACTAAACTTGGTCAATTCTTTCATTTAACACCAGAAACTATTATTCATGTAGAAGCCGCAACACCGCGCACCTTTGCCCGGTACACAGCAAGAGATCAAGGTATTGTGGGTGGTATTGGTCAACGAATACCGACTTTTGGTCCTTTTGGCTTTGCCAATCGGACTCCTATTAAGCACTTATGGTTAGTCGGTGACTCAACGCATCCAGGCGAAGGAACTGCCGGTGTCAGTTACTCTGCATTAACAGTAGTTAGACAGATCGAGAGATTTATGATTGGTTAA
- a CDS encoding DUF1636 domain-containing protein: MNKHTLFVCTTCASVWQDGNRVGESGGQQLLHQLQEFAQTWELQNKFSIRAVECMSACNRACVIAFAGEGKLTYLFGDLPKEGSAPAILECATQYYTKSDGSLPWSERPKLLKNSILAKIPPLNNIMSI; this comes from the coding sequence ATGAACAAACATACTTTATTTGTCTGCACGACCTGTGCCAGCGTGTGGCAAGATGGCAATCGCGTTGGTGAGAGTGGTGGACAACAACTATTACACCAACTTCAGGAATTTGCACAAACTTGGGAATTGCAGAATAAATTTTCTATTCGAGCTGTAGAATGTATGAGTGCTTGCAATCGTGCTTGTGTTATTGCCTTTGCCGGAGAAGGAAAGTTAACCTATCTTTTTGGGGATTTACCAAAAGAGGGAAGTGCGCCAGCGATCCTCGAATGTGCAACCCAATATTACACTAAATCTGATGGTTCTCTGCCTTGGTCGGAACGACCTAAACTTTTGAAAAATAGTATTTTGGCAAAAATTCCACCCTTAAATAATATTATGTCTATCTAA
- a CDS encoding class I SAM-dependent methyltransferase, with translation MIKPKAINIPKPTRYQNAAIDYYMGLTNSSYLHYGYWEPLPEKGEELTLTRLRAAQEAYAAKLVSFIPEGIKTVLDVGCGIGGNAAYLCDRGFIVEGLAPDALQQERFIKNTNGQVPFYLTRFEDFRSSHSYDLVLFSESSQYIAVEDLAQGTVRLLSSGGYLLLADMMRSDAEYREGIFSNCHVASELHAALIQAGFKLIKSEDISTQVAPTIDLCVDNFRTFGLTTVKYIADVVAIALPPLHALGRWVFKRWLEKPIVEGLAARAIFERHLCYKIQLWQLSIHQVT, from the coding sequence ATGATCAAACCAAAAGCAATTAATATTCCCAAACCAACTCGCTACCAAAATGCAGCGATAGATTATTACATGGGACTCACAAATTCCTCCTATCTTCATTACGGATATTGGGAACCACTACCTGAAAAAGGTGAAGAATTGACTCTAACTCGCCTGCGTGCAGCCCAGGAAGCCTATGCAGCGAAGCTTGTGAGTTTCATTCCAGAAGGTATAAAAACTGTGCTTGACGTAGGTTGTGGTATCGGTGGTAATGCAGCCTACTTGTGCGATCGCGGTTTCATTGTCGAGGGGTTAGCACCCGATGCCCTCCAGCAAGAAAGGTTTATCAAAAATACTAACGGTCAAGTACCTTTCTATTTAACAAGATTTGAAGATTTTCGCTCCTCACACTCCTACGACCTAGTTCTGTTCAGTGAAAGTAGCCAATATATTGCTGTTGAAGATTTGGCTCAAGGTACGGTTCGTTTACTGAGTAGTGGTGGCTACCTGTTGCTTGCAGATATGATGCGTTCTGATGCGGAATATCGAGAGGGAATTTTTTCTAATTGTCATGTCGCTAGCGAACTTCACGCGGCTTTGATACAGGCTGGATTTAAGTTAATCAAGTCTGAGGACATCTCAACTCAGGTTGCACCAACGATTGACTTGTGTGTTGATAACTTCCGTACTTTTGGGCTGACTACTGTTAAATACATTGCTGATGTGGTGGCGATCGCACTTCCACCGTTACACGCACTTGGTCGTTGGGTGTTTAAACGTTGGCTAGAGAAGCCGATTGTCGAGGGATTAGCAGCACGCGCTATTTTTGAGCGTCATCTGTGTTATAAAATCCAACTTTGGCAGTTATCAATTCATCAAGTTACCTAA
- a CDS encoding zinc ribbon domain-containing protein, giving the protein MLCPSCDTLAKRIYSVAGLIFTPSALSRRIEQSAEPKIKQHHSHSHAHNHNHHHGRPWMIGH; this is encoded by the coding sequence ATGCTGTGTCCGAGTTGTGATACGTTAGCAAAAAGAATTTACTCAGTCGCTGGCTTAATTTTTACACCTTCGGCTTTGAGTCGTCGGATTGAGCAAAGTGCAGAACCAAAAATCAAGCAGCACCATTCACACTCGCATGCACACAATCATAACCATCACCACGGGCGACCTTGGATGATTGGTCATTAG
- a CDS encoding DUF1778 domain-containing protein yields the protein MYPATSEGSVSQTRDVTINIRAKQNQRDLIDRAAEVQGKSRSEFMLESAYQKAQDVLLDRSFFGLGELQFKQFLELLDAPPTSNEKLHKLLTTKAPWD from the coding sequence ATGTACCCCGCAACATCCGAGGGTTCTGTTAGCCAAACCCGCGATGTCACAATAAACATTCGAGCCAAACAAAATCAACGCGATCTAATTGATCGTGCGGCTGAAGTGCAGGGCAAGAGCCGCTCAGAGTTTATGTTGGAGTCAGCTTATCAGAAAGCCCAAGACGTTCTTCTCGACCGGAGTTTTTTTGGTCTAGGTGAACTTCAGTTTAAGCAATTTCTAGAATTGCTAGATGCACCACCTACGTCAAATGAGAAGCTACACAAGCTGCTGACAACCAAGGCTCCGTGGGATTAA
- a CDS encoding GNAT family N-acetyltransferase, which produces MGLNRDRLRPPEKLNSSHRIESFDSGNSQLDEWLKRRALKNELEGASRTYVLCAGEVVLAYYCLVNGAVAQTVATGRVRRNMPDPIPVMVIGRLAVDCHWQGKGIGPLLRDAILRTLQAAEIAGIRAILVHAISQDAKQFYEKCGFTASPIDPMTLMIKVNDAIASLGLQP; this is translated from the coding sequence GTGGGATTAAATCGAGATAGGCTCCGTCCGCCTGAAAAGCTAAATTCGTCACATCGCATTGAAAGCTTTGACTCAGGTAACAGTCAGTTAGATGAGTGGCTCAAGCGCCGCGCACTGAAAAACGAGTTAGAGGGAGCTTCACGCACTTATGTTCTGTGTGCTGGTGAAGTTGTCCTTGCGTATTACTGTCTTGTTAATGGAGCAGTAGCACAAACTGTCGCAACAGGTCGAGTTCGGCGTAATATGCCTGATCCGATCCCAGTGATGGTAATTGGGCGACTTGCGGTTGACTGTCACTGGCAAGGTAAAGGTATTGGGCCGCTGTTGAGAGATGCAATTCTGCGTACTCTGCAAGCTGCTGAAATTGCTGGAATACGAGCAATTCTCGTACACGCTATCTCGCAAGACGCGAAGCAGTTTTATGAAAAGTGTGGTTTTACTGCTTCTCCAATTGATCCAATGACACTCATGATCAAGGTTAACGATGCAATCGCTTCACTCGGTTTACAACCATAA
- a CDS encoding dynamin family protein, with protein MLLSIESKLNHTCNLLNQLGNAVSSLVNLSPDIFGDPSIESCLEEFVNVYQEAVQRLENPSFRIATIGTTFSGKSTIVNALIGRRIAPIEAGEMSGGVLTLKHSLEHRLAIAQAASSAWDTGEWTGLNDEDLYHRVCTVMHSYHDARKKREYVAPQVAAYIPLLPACDPFLLGLPEGIGVELIDLPKLKSVQDRTNLVTIQKQVNKAFSLVSLGYMQVDDDHRKRLLEELKKVVQYLQGRTDSMIFILNRVDQRGADDLPLSLRIDKLKAEIKEVLSLQELPDVLPFNARFLYYAQCAWGAGALNKPSTVTQQTRLNFLMAMF; from the coding sequence ATGTTGCTCAGTATAGAGTCTAAGTTAAACCACACGTGCAATCTTTTAAATCAATTAGGTAACGCAGTCTCTAGCTTAGTCAACTTATCTCCTGATATTTTTGGCGATCCAAGTATCGAATCTTGCCTAGAAGAATTTGTAAACGTTTATCAAGAAGCAGTCCAGAGACTTGAAAATCCTAGTTTTCGTATCGCTACTATTGGGACAACTTTTTCTGGAAAATCTACTATTGTCAATGCACTAATTGGTCGGAGAATTGCACCTATCGAAGCCGGAGAAATGAGTGGAGGTGTCTTAACTCTTAAGCATTCTTTAGAACACCGATTAGCGATCGCACAAGCAGCATCCTCTGCTTGGGACACAGGTGAATGGACAGGATTAAATGATGAGGACTTGTACCACCGAGTTTGCACAGTGATGCACTCTTATCACGATGCACGTAAAAAACGGGAGTATGTCGCGCCTCAAGTAGCGGCTTATATTCCTCTTTTGCCTGCTTGCGATCCTTTCTTACTAGGTTTACCTGAAGGAATAGGAGTTGAATTAATCGATCTACCAAAATTGAAATCAGTTCAAGATCGGACTAACTTGGTAACTATTCAAAAGCAAGTCAATAAAGCTTTTAGTTTAGTGTCTTTAGGCTATATGCAAGTAGATGACGATCATAGAAAACGCTTACTGGAAGAATTAAAAAAGGTTGTCCAATACCTACAGGGACGCACAGATTCGATGATTTTTATCTTAAATCGAGTCGATCAGCGAGGCGCAGACGATTTACCCCTGTCTCTGCGTATTGATAAGTTAAAAGCAGAAATTAAGGAAGTTTTATCACTTCAAGAACTTCCTGATGTACTCCCTTTTAATGCTCGTTTTCTATATTATGCCCAATGTGCCTGGGGGGCAGGTGCTTTGAACAAACCATCTACAGTCACTCAACAGACACGGCTAAATTTTCTTATGGCAATGTTTTAA
- a CDS encoding urease accessory protein UreD yields the protein MSRLLELKNSQNPNSWHGGLNVVYTLVDGATAVTHQQMQAPLKVQRPFYPEGAVCHSVILHTAGGVVGGDKLSLNFHLQPKAHTLITTAAASKVYRSNGLEARQNILIQVDTDACLEWFPQETIIFNGAIYRQDLRVELAPGATWVGWEITRFGRSARGEKFLQGNWRSHTEVWQHQCPLWIDRQWLRGNEQIIDSPHGLAGKSIVGSFVWIGQSISTDVVEKVRTLKSIVEQGEIGVTRLSAGLLCRYRGNSTTEVRNWFTEVWHLLRLSSLGKPAHRSRVWQI from the coding sequence ATGTCGCGCTTGCTAGAACTCAAAAATTCTCAAAATCCTAATTCTTGGCATGGTGGTTTAAATGTTGTCTATACTTTGGTAGATGGTGCTACTGCGGTAACACACCAGCAAATGCAAGCACCGCTAAAAGTCCAAAGACCTTTTTATCCAGAAGGGGCAGTTTGTCATAGTGTGATTTTACACACTGCTGGAGGCGTTGTTGGTGGTGACAAACTATCACTCAATTTTCACCTGCAACCAAAAGCTCATACACTTATTACAACCGCCGCCGCAAGTAAGGTCTATCGTAGTAATGGTTTGGAAGCTAGGCAAAATATTCTGATACAAGTAGATACTGATGCTTGTTTAGAATGGTTTCCTCAAGAAACAATTATATTTAATGGCGCAATTTATCGACAGGATTTACGGGTAGAATTAGCACCTGGCGCTACCTGGGTAGGATGGGAAATTACCCGCTTTGGGCGCAGTGCTAGAGGAGAAAAGTTTTTACAGGGTAACTGGCGATCGCATACCGAAGTTTGGCAACACCAATGTCCTTTGTGGATAGATCGCCAATGGTTACGTGGAAATGAGCAAATCATTGATAGCCCCCACGGTTTAGCCGGAAAATCTATTGTTGGTAGTTTTGTCTGGATTGGACAATCTATCTCAACCGACGTGGTAGAAAAAGTAAGAACCCTCAAGTCTATCGTAGAGCAAGGCGAAATTGGCGTTACGCGCTTAAGTGCAGGTCTATTATGCCGCTATCGTGGTAATTCTACAACTGAGGTACGAAACTGGTTTACTGAGGTCTGGCATCTGCTACGATTGTCCTCTCTAGGAAAACCAGCCCATCGATCGCGTGTTTGGCAAATCTAA
- the ureA gene encoding urease subunit gamma: MQLTPQEKDKLLVFTAALLAERRKQRGLKLNYPEAIAYISAAILEGARDGRTVAELMSYGTNLLTRADVMDGVAEMIPEVQVEATFPDGTKLVTVHNPIH; encoded by the coding sequence ATGCAATTGACACCACAGGAAAAAGATAAGTTACTTGTTTTTACCGCTGCTTTACTTGCCGAACGACGCAAACAAAGAGGATTAAAACTAAATTACCCTGAAGCGATTGCTTATATTTCTGCGGCAATTTTAGAAGGCGCACGAGACGGGCGTACAGTTGCAGAATTAATGAGTTATGGCACAAATTTGTTAACACGCGCAGATGTGATGGATGGTGTAGCTGAGATGATACCCGAAGTTCAAGTCGAAGCAACTTTTCCTGATGGAACAAAACTTGTCACGGTTCATAATCCTATTCACTGA
- a CDS encoding urease subunit beta: protein MIPGELLVQQGDIELNPGRPTIRIKVANCGDRPIQVGSHFHFYEVNSALDFDRSRSRGMRLDIPAGTAVRFEPGDEKEVVLVPVVGSRQIYGFNGRVNGQLDS from the coding sequence ATGATTCCAGGAGAGTTATTAGTACAACAAGGTGATATAGAACTCAACCCAGGGCGTCCAACTATACGCATCAAGGTTGCTAATTGCGGCGATCGCCCTATTCAAGTAGGTTCGCACTTTCATTTTTATGAAGTCAACTCAGCATTAGACTTTGATCGCTCGCGATCGCGCGGTATGCGTCTCGATATTCCTGCCGGTACAGCAGTACGTTTTGAGCCTGGAGATGAAAAAGAAGTTGTTTTAGTACCAGTTGTTGGCAGTCGTCAAATCTACGGTTTCAATGGTAGAGTTAACGGGCAGTTAGATAGCTAA
- a CDS encoding response regulator transcription factor has protein sequence MPLTLLVVDDDLGTRLSISDYLEMSGYSVLTAADGQEALAMVQTYHPHLMVTDIVMPRMNGYELVRHVRQHPKFRLLPVIFLTARNKTEERIAGYQSGADLYLPKPFELNELGAAIRNLLERSQIIQSETRLSYEEGLRANSPTLGYEGDTEIHIKLTQREQQVAVLLTHGLSNAEIGSRLHLSPRTVEKYVSSLFRKTSTSNRAELVGFVMKYRLLQ, from the coding sequence ATGCCTTTGACACTTCTCGTCGTTGATGACGATCTCGGAACGCGTTTGTCAATCAGCGATTATTTAGAAATGTCTGGCTATTCAGTGCTGACAGCAGCTGATGGTCAAGAAGCATTGGCTATGGTACAAACATACCATCCTCATTTGATGGTGACAGACATTGTTATGCCACGGATGAATGGTTATGAATTAGTGCGTCATGTTCGTCAACATCCCAAATTTCGCTTACTACCAGTGATATTTTTAACGGCGAGAAACAAAACAGAAGAAAGGATCGCTGGATACCAATCAGGTGCTGACTTATATTTACCTAAGCCATTTGAGTTGAATGAACTGGGAGCCGCCATTCGCAATTTGCTAGAGCGATCGCAAATCATTCAATCAGAGACTCGTTTATCTTACGAAGAAGGCTTGCGGGCTAATTCCCCTACGTTAGGCTATGAAGGGGATACAGAAATCCACATCAAGTTAACTCAAAGAGAGCAACAAGTCGCAGTTTTATTAACTCACGGTTTATCCAATGCTGAGATAGGAAGTCGTTTACATTTGAGTCCTCGGACAGTCGAGAAGTATGTTAGTAGCTTGTTTCGGAAAACTTCAACGAGTAATCGTGCAGAATTAGTTGGCTTTGTGATGAAATATCGCTTGTTGCAGTAA
- a CDS encoding low molecular weight protein-tyrosine-phosphatase, whose protein sequence is MPYKLLFVCLGNICRSPAAENIMNYLLDKENLNGQIVCDSAGTGGYHIGSPPDQRMAIAAASKLGIKLRGSARQLQKSDLEDFDLILAMDRENYQDILVLDRHGKYYEKVQLMCDYCSQHTVEEVPDPYYGGTQGFNYVIDILLDACTGLLQEVK, encoded by the coding sequence ATGCCTTACAAACTGCTATTTGTTTGTCTTGGAAATATCTGTCGTTCCCCAGCGGCAGAGAATATTATGAATTATTTACTTGACAAAGAGAACCTCAACGGACAAATTGTTTGCGACTCAGCAGGTACAGGCGGCTATCACATTGGTAGTCCACCAGATCAACGCATGGCGATCGCCGCAGCTAGTAAACTGGGAATCAAATTGCGTGGTAGTGCGCGCCAGTTACAGAAGTCTGACTTAGAAGATTTTGATCTTATTCTGGCAATGGATCGCGAAAATTACCAAGATATTTTGGTGCTCGATCGTCATGGTAAGTATTACGAGAAAGTGCAACTGATGTGTGACTACTGCTCGCAACATACTGTTGAAGAAGTGCCAGATCCCTACTATGGCGGAACACAAGGCTTTAATTATGTAATTGATATTCTCCTTGATGCTTGTACTGGCTTACTACAAGAAGTCAAATAA
- a CDS encoding YbaB/EbfC family nucleoid-associated protein, translating into MTQGQGKGFGFGIGKMKELADAFKKAQQVQEGAKRLQEELEQMQIAGEAGGGLVKVVLSGNQEPQSVEIAPEALSEGAEVLSDLVTIAMKDAYNKSTATMRERMEELTSGLELPGM; encoded by the coding sequence ATGACACAAGGACAAGGAAAAGGTTTTGGCTTCGGTATAGGAAAAATGAAAGAACTAGCCGATGCTTTTAAAAAGGCACAACAAGTCCAAGAAGGTGCCAAAAGGCTCCAAGAAGAACTAGAGCAAATGCAAATTGCTGGAGAAGCAGGCGGTGGTCTAGTTAAAGTTGTCCTCAGTGGCAACCAAGAGCCTCAGAGTGTTGAAATTGCGCCAGAAGCTCTGAGTGAAGGGGCAGAAGTGCTTTCTGATCTAGTAACAATAGCAATGAAGGACGCTTACAACAAATCTACAGCAACAATGCGCGAACGCATGGAAGAACTAACAAGTGGTTTAGAACTGCCAGGAATGTAA